In a single window of the Thermotoga sp. KOL6 genome:
- the clpP gene encoding ATP-dependent Clp endopeptidase proteolytic subunit ClpP, with translation MTMKDEKKIIDQYVPIVVETTGRYERAYDIFSRLLKDRIVFLGSPIDDHVANLVIAQLLFLEAEDPDKDVYLYINSPGGSVTAGLAIYDTMQYIKCDVSTICVGQAASMAAVLLAAGTKGKRYALPNARIMIHQPLGGAEGPAKDVEIITRELLRIKDLLNKILSKHTGQPIEKIEKDTDRDFFMSAEEAKEYGIVDKVVSSR, from the coding sequence ATAACAATGAAGGACGAAAAGAAGATAATTGATCAGTACGTTCCTATCGTCGTCGAAACCACAGGAAGATACGAAAGAGCCTACGATATTTTCTCTAGGCTTTTGAAAGACAGAATCGTCTTTCTAGGATCTCCGATAGACGATCATGTAGCGAATCTGGTCATTGCTCAACTTTTGTTTCTGGAAGCGGAAGATCCGGACAAAGATGTTTATCTCTACATAAATTCTCCCGGTGGTTCGGTAACGGCGGGTCTTGCCATATACGACACCATGCAGTATATAAAGTGTGATGTTTCCACCATATGTGTAGGGCAAGCTGCATCTATGGCGGCGGTTCTCCTTGCAGCTGGCACGAAAGGGAAGAGGTATGCTCTCCCGAACGCCCGTATTATGATTCACCAACCGTTAGGTGGAGCCGAAGGACCAGCAAAAGATGTGGAGATCATCACGAGAGAACTTTTAAGGATAAAGGATCTTCTCAACAAGATCCTTAGCAAGCACACAGGACAGCCAATCGAGAAAATTGAGAAAGATACGGACAGAGACTTTTTCATGAGTGCGGAGGAAGCAAAAGAATACGGAATAGTTGACAAAGTTGTAAGCTCGAGATAA
- a CDS encoding flagellar protein FliT gives MSIDDIEKRIDEALEKGNYEILLELLEERRKLLETLPKEALNRILIRDKERLEKLEKRKSDLFIELTKTLEAKTSLQKHIWLKGDTIGKG, from the coding sequence ATGAGCATAGATGATATTGAAAAGAGGATAGATGAAGCATTGGAGAAAGGAAATTATGAGATTCTTCTCGAGCTTTTGGAAGAAAGGAGAAAGTTACTGGAAACACTTCCCAAAGAAGCATTGAATAGGATTCTCATCCGTGACAAAGAGAGGTTGGAAAAACTGGAAAAAAGAAAAAGTGATTTGTTCATTGAATTGACGAAAACTTTAGAGGCCAAGACCTCTCTTCAAAAGCATATATGGTTGAAGGGAGACACAATAGGTAAAGGTTAA
- a CDS encoding ABC transporter ATP-binding protein: MIEVYNLWKEYNGREKVTALKGINLRISSGEFVVILGPSGSGKTTLLNCLSGVDRPTEGKVIINGVDLYTLSEEERTRYRAKNMGFVFQFFNLVPVLTTLENVELPLLILGVNRKEAKERAFNLLRRVGLAHKWNRFPEELSGGEKQRVAIARALIHNPKVVWADEPTGALDNETGDMIIDLLLEMKKNTTLVVVTHDERIAEKADRVIRIREGQIEQDTLEKAL, from the coding sequence ATGATAGAAGTATACAATCTTTGGAAGGAGTACAACGGAAGAGAGAAGGTAACCGCCTTAAAAGGAATAAACCTCAGGATAAGCAGCGGGGAGTTCGTCGTGATACTAGGACCTTCTGGATCTGGGAAAACCACTCTTTTGAATTGCCTCTCAGGCGTTGATCGCCCGACGGAAGGAAAAGTGATTATAAATGGGGTGGATCTTTACACTCTTTCCGAAGAAGAGAGAACTAGATACAGGGCAAAAAACATGGGATTCGTGTTTCAATTTTTCAATCTCGTGCCTGTTCTAACCACTCTCGAAAATGTCGAGCTTCCTCTTTTGATACTCGGTGTAAACAGAAAAGAAGCGAAAGAAAGGGCCTTCAACCTCCTGAGAAGGGTTGGACTGGCTCACAAATGGAACAGATTTCCAGAAGAACTTTCCGGAGGAGAAAAGCAAAGAGTTGCCATAGCGAGAGCATTGATCCACAATCCAAAGGTTGTGTGGGCAGATGAACCCACTGGTGCCCTTGATAACGAAACTGGAGATATGATAATCGATCTTCTGCTGGAAATGAAAAAGAACACCACCTTGGTAGTTGTAACTCACGACGAAAGAATAGCAGAAAAAGCCGATAGGGTTATAAGAATACGAGAGGGTCAAATAGAACAAGATACCCTTGAAAAAGCGTTGTAA
- the cheY gene encoding chemotaxis protein CheY, which produces MGKRVLIVDDAAFMRMMLKDIITKAGYEVVGEATNGREAVEKYKELKPDIVTMDITMPEMNGIDAIKEIMKIDPNAKIIVCSAMGQQAMVIEAIKAGAKDFIVKPFQPSRVVEALNKVSK; this is translated from the coding sequence ATGGGAAAAAGAGTTTTGATAGTTGATGATGCAGCGTTCATGAGAATGATGTTAAAAGATATCATTACGAAAGCAGGTTACGAAGTGGTAGGTGAGGCAACCAACGGACGCGAAGCTGTTGAAAAGTACAAAGAATTAAAACCAGACATTGTAACAATGGATATAACCATGCCAGAAATGAATGGTATCGATGCAATCAAAGAAATTATGAAAATCGATCCTAACGCAAAGATCATTGTGTGTAGTGCTATGGGACAACAAGCGATGGTCATTGAAGCGATTAAAGCTGGTGCTAAGGATTTTATCGTGAAACCATTCCAACCCTCAAGAGTGGTAGAGGCACTCAACAAGGTTTCGAAGTGA
- a CDS encoding YSC84-related protein: MKRWIFLMILLPSFTIFSNAFDLIDESYLSLKEFLDQSDSGAFISLLERAKGILIVPKYFKIGWIVGGQYGEGILLRRDIDTNKWYGPLFVKIYGLSLGPQIGFQSVSLIAVIMDSVESFASENLTLGGSLSVAAGPLGRRLSADYNLDASVYSYSIARGFYAGFSLEGAKVDIDLELTREYYNTYKIDPKEILFTKVVSGKARKIVNLLNEKLIEK, encoded by the coding sequence ATGAAAAGATGGATTTTTCTGATGATTTTGCTTCCCTCCTTTACAATTTTTTCCAACGCTTTCGATCTCATAGATGAGTCCTATTTATCTTTAAAGGAATTTCTCGATCAATCAGACAGCGGTGCGTTCATCTCCCTTTTGGAAAGAGCAAAAGGTATTCTCATAGTTCCAAAGTACTTCAAGATAGGTTGGATAGTGGGTGGTCAATACGGCGAAGGTATTCTACTGAGAAGGGATATTGACACAAACAAATGGTATGGTCCTCTCTTTGTCAAGATATATGGACTCAGTTTGGGACCACAAATTGGTTTTCAAAGTGTTTCACTGATTGCAGTCATAATGGACAGTGTAGAAAGTTTCGCCAGTGAGAATTTAACTTTAGGAGGATCTCTTAGTGTTGCTGCAGGTCCCCTGGGAAGAAGACTAAGCGCAGATTACAACCTGGATGCTTCTGTTTACTCCTATTCCATCGCTCGTGGATTTTACGCCGGCTTTTCTCTCGAAGGGGCAAAGGTAGACATCGATCTCGAGCTCACACGAGAATACTACAACACTTATAAGATCGATCCAAAAGAAATTCTATTCACCAAGGTTGTAAGCGGGAAAGCGAGGAAAATAGTGAATCTTTTGAACGAGAAACTAATAGAAAAATAG
- the fliQ gene encoding flagellar biosynthesis protein FliQ: MTIEVFLDIMKNGVGLILELIVPPLIVSLIVGLAISIFQAVTQIHEQTLMFAPRIIVIFLTILFLSGWMAQKLLDFFMEMFQKYLQMI, translated from the coding sequence GTGACGATAGAAGTATTTTTGGATATAATGAAAAACGGTGTTGGCCTCATCCTTGAGTTAATAGTTCCTCCTCTCATTGTGAGCCTGATAGTAGGGCTTGCGATAAGTATATTCCAAGCGGTAACGCAAATTCATGAGCAAACACTCATGTTCGCTCCTAGAATCATCGTTATATTTCTCACGATTTTGTTCTTGAGCGGATGGATGGCTCAAAAACTCTTGGATTTTTTCATGGAAATGTTCCAGAAATACCTACAGATGATTTGA
- a CDS encoding holo-[acyl-carrier-protein] synthase: MIVGVGVDLLEIERIHEKLVDRILGKGEKEIYRLRNRKKEFLAGRFALKEAFFKALGTGINGFRFADVEFLEDKGKPVLKIHRDFGLFNFAHISLSHDVFVIAVVVLEKRKGGIIVKGEEEKLSKNFEILGRKDDGWEIDSQLPPFVLKEILQKLGCKLVKYGNILVAGCEENEHR, from the coding sequence ATGATTGTTGGCGTTGGAGTAGATCTTCTGGAGATAGAAAGAATTCATGAAAAACTTGTCGACAGGATATTGGGTAAAGGGGAGAAAGAAATCTACCGCTTGCGAAATCGAAAGAAAGAATTTCTTGCAGGCAGATTTGCTCTCAAAGAGGCCTTTTTCAAGGCTCTTGGAACGGGAATAAATGGATTTCGGTTTGCCGATGTGGAGTTTCTCGAGGACAAAGGGAAGCCTGTTCTAAAAATCCACCGGGATTTTGGCCTGTTCAATTTTGCTCACATTTCCCTTTCACATGACGTGTTCGTGATTGCTGTGGTTGTTCTCGAAAAGAGAAAGGGTGGTATTATTGTAAAAGGTGAAGAAGAGAAATTGAGTAAAAATTTTGAAATTTTGGGCAGAAAGGACGATGGATGGGAAATAGATTCGCAGCTTCCGCCTTTTGTCTTGAAAGAGATTCTTCAGAAACTCGGTTGTAAATTGGTAAAGTATGGAAACATTCTTGTGGCAGGATGTGAAGAGAATGAGCATAGATGA
- the cheA gene encoding chemotaxis protein CheA, translating to MMEEYLGVFVDETREYLQSLNDTLLKLEENPEDMELINEAFRALHTLKGMAGTMGFSNMAKLCHSLENILDKARSGEIKISSELLDRIFAGVDMIASMVDKIVSEGSDEIDEDIDAFTDSIKSFASGKETHTKENTQSEKEEKTSKNEEKEKSTTNGTEERMELPEEVAHVFQEAKKKGFNTFYVKVVLKEGTQLKSARMYLVFHKLEELKCEVVKTVPSVEEIEEEKFENEVELFVISPVDQEKLSSALGNITDVEKIIIKSVIPVTEKEKVTGEHLGETKLPEEKEKSEKRRVVSQTVRVDIEKLDNLMDLMGELVIARSRILETLKKYNIKEIDESLTQLSRITLDLQNVVMKIRMVPIAFVFNRFPRMVRDLAKKMNKEVNFIMKGEDTELDRTFVEEIGEPLLHLLRNAIDHGIEPKEERIAKGKPPAGTLVLSAHHEGNNVVIEVEDDGRGIDKEKILKKAIERGLIDESEASRLSDQEILNFLFMPGFSTKDKVSEVSGRGVGMDVVKNVVESLNGSISIESEKDKGTKVTIRLPLTLAIIQALLVKVNNLVYAIPIANIDTTLRISKKDIQTVQDREVIVIRGEVIPVYKLWEVLQIEHETEEEEMEVVIVRIGNRKYGIVVDRLLGQDDIVIKSLGKVFADVKEFSGAAILGDGSIALIINVSGVV from the coding sequence ATGATGGAAGAATACCTCGGTGTGTTCGTAGACGAAACGCGTGAATACCTTCAAAGTTTGAACGATACCCTCTTGAAACTGGAGGAAAATCCTGAGGATATGGAACTCATAAACGAAGCTTTCCGAGCTCTTCACACTCTGAAGGGTATGGCTGGAACAATGGGATTTTCAAATATGGCTAAATTGTGCCACTCTTTGGAAAACATTCTTGATAAGGCTAGGAGCGGTGAGATAAAAATTTCCTCGGAACTTTTAGATCGAATTTTTGCGGGTGTTGACATGATAGCTTCGATGGTAGACAAAATCGTTTCGGAAGGTTCAGATGAAATTGACGAAGATATAGACGCATTCACAGACTCTATAAAAAGCTTCGCATCCGGAAAAGAAACTCACACCAAAGAAAATACACAATCCGAGAAAGAGGAAAAAACTTCCAAAAACGAAGAAAAGGAAAAATCTACTACAAATGGAACCGAAGAGAGAATGGAACTCCCAGAAGAAGTAGCTCATGTCTTTCAAGAAGCGAAAAAGAAGGGGTTCAATACATTCTATGTTAAGGTGGTACTCAAAGAAGGAACCCAACTCAAGTCTGCTAGAATGTACCTCGTCTTCCACAAACTCGAAGAATTGAAATGTGAGGTTGTAAAGACAGTACCTTCTGTGGAAGAGATCGAGGAAGAAAAATTTGAAAACGAAGTCGAACTTTTCGTCATTTCACCAGTCGATCAAGAAAAACTCTCAAGTGCTCTCGGCAATATAACGGATGTGGAAAAGATCATAATCAAAAGTGTCATTCCAGTTACTGAAAAAGAGAAAGTGACAGGGGAACATCTTGGGGAAACAAAGCTACCAGAAGAAAAGGAAAAATCTGAGAAGAGGCGTGTCGTTTCTCAAACTGTCAGAGTTGACATAGAAAAACTCGATAATTTGATGGATTTAATGGGAGAACTGGTCATCGCAAGGAGTAGGATTCTAGAGACACTGAAGAAATACAATATAAAGGAAATAGATGAAAGTCTCACCCAACTCAGCCGAATTACTTTGGATCTCCAAAACGTCGTCATGAAGATCAGGATGGTTCCTATCGCTTTCGTCTTCAACAGATTCCCTAGAATGGTAAGGGATCTTGCAAAGAAAATGAACAAAGAAGTCAACTTCATTATGAAAGGAGAAGACACAGAACTCGACAGAACTTTTGTTGAAGAAATAGGAGAACCCCTTCTACATCTCTTGAGAAACGCAATAGATCATGGAATAGAGCCCAAGGAAGAGAGGATAGCGAAAGGCAAACCTCCCGCAGGAACATTGGTACTCTCAGCACACCACGAAGGAAACAACGTGGTAATAGAAGTTGAAGACGATGGGAGAGGTATTGATAAAGAGAAGATTCTCAAAAAAGCCATAGAAAGAGGATTAATTGATGAATCTGAAGCCTCCAGACTCTCGGATCAAGAAATTCTGAACTTCTTGTTCATGCCTGGGTTCTCCACCAAGGATAAAGTTTCAGAGGTGTCGGGAAGAGGAGTTGGGATGGACGTTGTAAAGAACGTTGTAGAATCTCTGAATGGTAGTATAAGCATAGAAAGTGAAAAGGACAAGGGAACAAAGGTTACGATAAGACTTCCTTTAACTCTTGCCATCATTCAAGCTCTTCTCGTCAAAGTTAACAACCTCGTTTACGCCATACCAATAGCTAACATAGACACGACCCTCAGAATTTCTAAAAAGGATATCCAGACGGTACAAGACAGAGAAGTGATCGTCATAAGAGGTGAAGTGATTCCAGTTTACAAACTATGGGAAGTTCTCCAGATAGAGCACGAAACGGAAGAGGAAGAAATGGAAGTGGTAATAGTGAGAATTGGGAACCGTAAATACGGCATAGTTGTTGACAGACTTCTCGGCCAAGATGATATCGTTATAAAGTCGCTTGGAAAAGTGTTCGCCGACGTTAAAGAATTCAGTGGAGCTGCTATACTTGGTGATGGTAGTATTGCACTCATCATAAATGTTTCTGGAGTTGTATAA
- the cheW gene encoding chemotaxis protein CheW, which produces MGVKRLPEIKEYEVLSFEMGDQVLAFDVDNIEMVIEKPEITPVPKSKYFVEGVINLRGRIIPVVNLAKILDVSFDESKMKSIIVAKDKDVEVGFLVNRVLGVLRITEEQLDLTDVSDKFGKKSKGLIKADSKLIIYLNIDEIIEEITIKEGV; this is translated from the coding sequence ATGGGGGTGAAGAGATTGCCCGAGATTAAGGAATACGAAGTGCTTTCTTTTGAAATGGGAGATCAGGTATTAGCTTTCGATGTAGATAACATCGAGATGGTGATAGAGAAACCTGAGATAACCCCCGTCCCAAAATCCAAGTATTTTGTGGAAGGGGTTATCAACTTGAGGGGAAGGATCATTCCGGTTGTGAACCTCGCAAAAATTTTGGACGTTTCTTTTGACGAATCAAAGATGAAAAGTATAATAGTAGCAAAAGACAAAGACGTTGAAGTTGGTTTTTTGGTGAACAGAGTACTTGGTGTTTTGAGAATCACAGAGGAACAACTGGATCTCACAGACGTTTCCGACAAGTTCGGGAAAAAATCGAAAGGGTTAATAAAAGCTGATAGTAAACTCATAATTTATTTGAACATCGACGAAATAATCGAAGAGATAACGATTAAGGAGGGAGTGTAA
- the fliP gene encoding flagellar type III secretion system pore protein FliP (The bacterial flagellar biogenesis protein FliP forms a type III secretion system (T3SS)-type pore required for flagellar assembly.), producing the protein MKKIVLLFLLFLSVFSFSQEIPFPAISIGVKPVEEPKDLVVTLEILLVLTVLALAPSILILFTSFTRIIVVFSFFRNALGTRQTPPNQVMIGLALFLTFLIMQPVWNDIYNNAITPYLNKEIGYQEMFQRINTRIREFMIKELKNHHNEDNVFMLARNSNIEITKVEEAPNSVLIPAFVLGELEIAFKMGVILYVPFIVIDMIVASILLSMGMIMIPPIFVSLPFKILIFVMANGWDLLVEGLIKSFAR; encoded by the coding sequence ATGAAGAAAATTGTCCTTCTCTTTCTTCTTTTTCTTTCTGTTTTCTCATTTTCCCAGGAGATTCCTTTCCCGGCTATTTCGATAGGTGTCAAACCTGTTGAGGAGCCAAAAGATTTGGTTGTCACACTTGAAATACTTCTCGTTCTCACCGTCCTAGCATTGGCTCCATCCATTCTCATCTTGTTTACCTCCTTCACGCGTATAATCGTGGTCTTTTCGTTCTTCAGAAACGCACTCGGTACTCGTCAAACACCACCCAATCAAGTTATGATCGGTCTGGCTCTTTTTCTTACCTTTCTCATCATGCAACCCGTTTGGAATGATATATACAACAACGCGATAACACCTTATTTGAACAAAGAAATAGGATATCAAGAAATGTTTCAAAGGATAAACACCAGAATCAGAGAATTCATGATAAAAGAGTTGAAGAATCATCACAATGAGGATAACGTATTCATGTTAGCACGGAACTCTAACATCGAAATCACCAAAGTAGAAGAAGCGCCAAATTCCGTTTTGATACCAGCTTTCGTTTTAGGAGAACTCGAAATCGCTTTCAAAATGGGTGTGATTCTTTACGTCCCATTCATCGTTATAGATATGATCGTAGCCAGTATACTGCTCTCCATGGGGATGATTATGATCCCTCCTATTTTTGTTTCTCTACCATTTAAAATACTGATATTTGTGATGGCGAACGGTTGGGATCTGCTCGTAGAAGGTTTAATTAAAAGTTTCGCGAGGTGA
- a CDS encoding protein-L-isoaspartate O-methyltransferase → MRERLFWILKNYGVKDRIAKAFLEVPRESFLMKRYPLSYVYEDVVLVSYDDGEVFSTSSQPSLMAMFMEWVELSEGMKVLEVGGGTGYNAAVMSKVVGDSGLIVSIEYSEKICKIAEENLKKLGIENVIVICGDGYYGVPDFAPYDVVFVTVGVDEIPDTWFEQMHEKSRVIVPINLKLSGRQPAFLFSKASPYLVGGYKLETRFIKAGGKLGNLLERNKKFLKEFPLSKVISISRPFLFLELVDILTRKLTKIDGRFYYVDDRGAVEFLNGEIRIYGEATEIENLLSQWERCGYRGFEHLTLHIGYNAFSRVSCSI, encoded by the coding sequence ATGCGAGAAAGGCTTTTCTGGATCCTCAAGAATTACGGAGTGAAAGATCGCATTGCAAAGGCTTTTCTGGAAGTTCCTCGAGAGTCTTTTTTAATGAAGAGATATCCTCTCTCTTACGTTTACGAAGACGTTGTGCTCGTTTCTTACGATGACGGAGAAGTGTTCAGCACTTCCAGTCAACCTTCTTTGATGGCGATGTTCATGGAATGGGTGGAATTAAGTGAGGGTATGAAAGTTCTTGAAGTAGGCGGTGGAACAGGATACAACGCAGCCGTCATGAGCAAGGTGGTCGGAGATAGTGGATTGATCGTTTCCATAGAATATTCGGAAAAGATCTGTAAGATAGCAGAAGAGAACTTGAAAAAATTGGGAATCGAGAACGTTATCGTCATTTGTGGAGACGGATACTACGGCGTTCCAGATTTCGCTCCGTACGATGTTGTTTTTGTGACAGTTGGAGTGGATGAAATCCCCGACACATGGTTTGAGCAAATGCATGAAAAAAGCAGAGTGATCGTACCGATAAATTTGAAACTCTCGGGCCGTCAGCCCGCTTTTCTCTTCTCGAAGGCTTCACCTTATCTTGTAGGTGGTTACAAATTGGAAACACGATTTATAAAAGCAGGAGGAAAGCTTGGGAATTTACTCGAGAGGAACAAAAAGTTTCTAAAGGAATTCCCCTTGAGCAAGGTGATATCAATCTCTCGACCTTTTTTATTCTTAGAACTTGTCGATATTCTAACTAGGAAACTCACCAAAATAGATGGGAGATTTTATTACGTTGATGATAGAGGAGCGGTAGAATTTCTCAACGGCGAGATAAGAATCTATGGAGAAGCGACCGAAATAGAGAATCTTCTTTCTCAATGGGAAAGGTGCGGATACAGGGGTTTTGAGCACTTGACGCTTCACATAGGTTACAACGCTTTTTCAAGGGTATCTTGTTCTATTTGA
- the tig gene encoding trigger factor: protein MEVKELERDKNRVVLEYIFDEKEIEQAEDKATRYLNQRVEIPGFRKGRIPKNILKLRFGKDFQEYVLDFLMDLIPETLKDRKLIISPIVTKREIENSSARMVVEIHEEPEVKIGDVSKIEVEKVDEEKVLEKYVERRLEDLREKHALLEPKEGSAEIGDLVRVTMEVYNEEGKKLTTREYEYVLKEGEDRPFVKDLVGKKKGDIVEIEREYEGKKYTYKLEVQEVYKRTLLEIGDELARTVSNEFETLEQLKESLKKEGKDIYEVEMKESMREQLAEKLPEVVEIEVSEKTLDILVEESINRLKKEGKYEQIVSSYENEEELRKELKNRILNDIKRDRAIEVIAKEKNIEVTEEELEKEAEELAPFWGISPDRAKALVKSRQDLKEDLRWALLRRKVLDALLEEVKVKVVEPRGEGDNNEGRKEDN from the coding sequence ATGGAAGTGAAAGAACTAGAAAGGGACAAAAACCGGGTCGTATTGGAGTATATTTTTGATGAAAAAGAAATCGAACAAGCAGAGGATAAGGCAACCAGGTATCTGAACCAAAGAGTAGAAATTCCTGGATTCAGAAAAGGAAGAATTCCAAAAAACATTTTAAAGTTGAGATTTGGAAAAGATTTTCAAGAATACGTTTTGGATTTCTTGATGGATCTCATACCAGAAACTCTTAAGGATAGAAAGCTCATCATATCTCCTATAGTTACTAAAAGAGAGATAGAGAACAGTTCAGCTAGAATGGTCGTTGAAATCCACGAGGAGCCTGAGGTAAAGATAGGAGATGTATCAAAAATAGAGGTAGAGAAGGTAGATGAAGAAAAAGTTCTAGAGAAGTACGTGGAAAGGAGACTCGAAGATTTGAGAGAAAAACACGCCCTTCTTGAACCTAAAGAGGGAAGTGCCGAGATCGGGGACCTCGTTAGAGTGACGATGGAAGTGTACAACGAAGAAGGAAAGAAACTAACCACGAGGGAATACGAGTATGTTTTAAAAGAAGGGGAAGATAGGCCATTTGTGAAGGATCTTGTTGGCAAGAAGAAAGGTGACATTGTTGAAATAGAAAGAGAATACGAAGGGAAAAAATACACTTACAAATTAGAAGTGCAGGAGGTTTACAAAAGAACATTGTTGGAAATCGGTGATGAGCTTGCAAGAACGGTGAGTAATGAGTTTGAAACTTTGGAACAGTTGAAAGAATCCCTTAAGAAAGAAGGAAAGGATATATACGAAGTTGAAATGAAAGAGAGCATGAGAGAGCAGCTTGCAGAGAAACTTCCAGAGGTTGTGGAAATAGAAGTATCCGAAAAAACCCTCGATATTCTCGTAGAAGAATCTATCAACAGGCTGAAGAAGGAAGGAAAGTACGAACAAATTGTGAGTTCCTATGAAAACGAAGAAGAGCTGAGAAAGGAATTGAAGAACAGGATATTGAATGATATAAAAAGAGACAGAGCGATTGAAGTTATTGCAAAGGAGAAAAATATAGAGGTAACCGAAGAAGAATTGGAAAAGGAAGCTGAGGAATTGGCTCCCTTCTGGGGTATTTCTCCAGATCGTGCGAAAGCCTTGGTAAAATCGAGACAAGATCTCAAAGAAGATCTCAGATGGGCTCTACTGCGGAGGAAGGTTCTTGATGCTTTGCTAGAAGAGGTGAAAGTGAAAGTGGTCGAACCCAGAGGAGAGGGTGATAACAATGAAGGACGAAAAGAAGATAATTGA
- a CDS encoding competence/damage-inducible protein A, which produces MKKAAIITIGSELLEGLIVNKNAQYLCQELKNLGYEVVKVSTVGDALDDIANEVMSLLPKVDLLVLTGGLGPTKDDLTREALAKALGRKLYLDSELKAKIEEKVKKYHKTVPSNIERQAFVIEGASIIDNPVGSAPGQIIELNGKKVLILPGPPRELKPMFESIKEQLKTSDALYQIVLKYYSIPEAILEDLLKEILYSQNVVKVATMADHVEGVRLRLTTHMKNKNLLDELVRKIIERTGEHLYGINEEKMEEVVVRLLKEKKKNLAIAESCTGGLTSSLIVNVPGASEVFVGGVVAYSNKLKKRILGVKEDTLKDHGAVSEQCVKEMTEGLKRLTGADVCIAISGIAGPTGGTPTKPVGTVFIDLFEQKHVTLRYNFSGDRNTIRIRSAMMALENLRRYLKERERL; this is translated from the coding sequence ATGAAAAAAGCAGCGATAATTACCATAGGTAGTGAGCTCTTGGAAGGTCTTATAGTAAACAAAAACGCTCAATACCTTTGCCAAGAATTGAAGAACCTCGGATACGAGGTTGTTAAAGTTTCAACCGTGGGCGATGCTCTGGATGATATTGCAAATGAAGTTATGTCCCTTCTCCCAAAGGTTGACCTTTTGGTGTTAACAGGTGGTCTGGGCCCCACTAAAGACGATCTCACTAGAGAAGCTTTAGCGAAAGCTTTGGGAAGAAAACTCTATCTCGACAGTGAACTAAAAGCAAAAATAGAAGAAAAAGTTAAGAAGTATCACAAAACAGTACCATCGAATATAGAGAGACAGGCTTTCGTGATAGAAGGAGCAAGTATAATCGACAATCCTGTAGGAAGCGCACCTGGTCAAATCATTGAATTGAACGGCAAAAAAGTGTTGATACTTCCCGGTCCACCAAGAGAACTGAAACCGATGTTTGAATCTATCAAAGAACAGCTGAAAACCTCTGATGCTCTTTATCAGATTGTTTTAAAGTACTACAGCATTCCCGAAGCGATCCTTGAAGACCTTCTAAAAGAAATTCTTTATTCTCAGAATGTAGTAAAAGTTGCAACGATGGCAGACCACGTTGAAGGCGTGAGACTCAGGTTGACCACACACATGAAGAACAAGAATTTACTGGACGAATTGGTTAGAAAAATTATTGAAAGAACTGGAGAACATTTGTATGGAATAAATGAAGAAAAAATGGAAGAAGTGGTCGTCAGGCTTTTGAAAGAAAAGAAGAAAAACCTTGCTATAGCAGAATCCTGTACCGGAGGATTGACCTCTTCTTTAATAGTGAATGTACCAGGTGCTTCTGAAGTTTTTGTGGGAGGTGTGGTAGCTTACAGTAACAAGCTGAAAAAGCGCATTCTCGGTGTTAAAGAGGATACTCTGAAAGACCACGGAGCAGTGAGTGAGCAGTGCGTAAAAGAGATGACAGAAGGGCTGAAAAGATTAACTGGCGCGGATGTGTGCATTGCTATCTCAGGAATAGCCGGCCCAACCGGAGGGACACCTACAAAACCCGTTGGAACGGTTTTCATAGATCTTTTCGAACAAAAACACGTGACTTTAAGGTATAATTTTTCTGGTGATCGAAACACCATAAGAATCCGCTCCGCCATGATGGCCCTGGAAAATCTGAGAAGATATTTGAAGGAGCGTGAGAGGTTATGA
- a CDS encoding flagellar biosynthetic protein FliO yields the protein MLAVLQFILAFGIVLFFLLITYYFVRKGVFSQKGSNVSVLERRYLDRKSFIAIVRIVDEYYVILVSDSSATIIKKLEDYKEGDSFSTILFRKIGRKSK from the coding sequence ATGCTCGCCGTTTTACAATTTATCTTAGCTTTCGGAATAGTTCTTTTTTTTCTCCTCATAACTTACTATTTTGTAAGAAAGGGGGTCTTTTCTCAAAAAGGCTCCAATGTTTCTGTGTTAGAAAGGCGTTACCTCGACAGGAAAAGCTTTATAGCCATCGTCAGAATAGTTGATGAATATTACGTGATACTCGTGTCTGACTCCAGTGCCACCATAATAAAGAAGTTAGAGGATTACAAAGAAGGAGATTCCTTTTCCACAATTCTTTTCAGAAAAATAGGGAGAAAATCCAAATGA